The Brettanomyces bruxellensis chromosome 8, complete sequence genome segment AATGAATCCGGTAATTATCATTAAGACACCAGAACCCACAATCAATTGTAAGTTCTCTGTTTTAACCGGATTCTGCGATGGGAAATATGAAAGGCAAACACTGAGCACAATCCAATATATGATCGTTTTAAGACCAATTTGGTGCTTCTTACGATCCAAGATAATCGGATACAATCCCAAAAGAATGAACATAAATGTGAATATCTCTCGATGCGTGAATCCGTATGCAACGGCCTCAAAGAAAGCCAATATAGCAACAAAGATAAGGCCGATGGTCAACTTGCCCATTCCACTAAAAAAGATCGCGGTTCCAGATATCAATTGAATTCTCTTAACCAAGATCTGATCCCAGAAAAATACTGGGAAAGCAGCATATAGGAAATTGTCCAAAGGTGCCCTTTCGATGACAAAAACGGCTACAACTGCCGAGTAGATTCCGAGAGCAACAAGATGGATAAAGCCATTACCGGAGCTTTCAGTCTTGACGGGTTTAGTTTTGACAGTAGTTTCTGTGTGGAGAACAAAGAGTTCAAGAAACATGGTATACGAATATATGATCCATCCGATGAACCCTAATGTGACAATTGTCCTCATCAACATCCAGTTGTACTTCTGAAGATAATCCAATCCTTCCAAAGTGGTGTTAATGAACTGTTCAATTGTATGAATAGTCTCATCCTCTAGAGATGGATCTGACTCTAGttttaaaagaagagattcaatttcagcggtgtatttttcaattggCTTGAGCTCAAAACCTGGAAATGGTTTAAAGTTTAGTTGTGTGGCCAAAACTTCTGATAACTTCACATTATACTGCTCGAGGATACTCAATGCATTGACATAAAGACCCCTGACCTTCTTAGAAATGCTGTCATCGAGATATTCGACTGGAAGCTCACCAACTGAGTTGGCTGGGTAATTAGAGCCAATAAGATAGCTCATCAAAGATGTAATATCTGCCTGTTTGAGGTCATTTCGCTTAATATCATCTAAGTACCAATTCTGCATCTCTTCTGCCTCGTATGGATCCTGCAAATACTCGTTTTCATCTGGATTAATGTGCACCGGCTTGCTGCAACCGGCACCCCAACAAATAAACGGTGTACGGGTGTTATTTGGATGTCCATCACCGTGTGAGCCAAAGTCGCTCATTCCGTGATCAGCCGTAAAGATAAAGGCAGACTTATCGTCACCAAAGAAGTCATTTGCCTGTTTGACTAGGCGCTTGATCATCTTGTCGGTATACCGGATATTGTCGTAATATTCAACAGAGTAAGGACGATAACTGTGACCAGCGGTATCCGTTCCCAAAAGatgcaagaagaagacagtTTGATCATGGTGGATCTGTTTAGATAAAGTGCTATTCTGAGTGGAGTTTTGAAACAATGAGTCCAGATGATCAAAGACATACTGGTCGAGATCAATTGAAGAGTGCGTGAAATCCTCGAATTCGGCTCCGTACATCCACATTTCAACTTTCCCAGAGTCGGACGCACCTTTGGCAAACATCGGAAGAATGTCCGGCGATCCGAAAGTGTAGGAATGGGAAGTTTGGTTGAGGAAGGAGTCGAAATCGACAGGATTCTCCTTCCAGCCCTTAGTAACAGCACTCACATCCTCATAAAAACCGGCAATCATAGCCACATGACCGGGCCTCGACTCGGTCGGCATTCTTGTGTGTGAAATTCCATAAGTTCCCTCATTTCGGATGATGGATCTTAGATATGGTGCAAGAAATATGTCTTCATCCATCTCCGGGTGGTGAACTTTAGAAAATGTCgtttctgctttttgacCATCTCCCACCATAAGGAAAAGACGCTTTGCAGGAGGATTAGGTGTACTTCTATGTTGCTGCATCCCATGGACCAAAGGTGACACAAAATAAATGTCAAATATGGACCATAAGTACAGTAAGTGGAAAAGAACACCTACCACCAATAACACGGTTCTTTGGGATATCAGAGGACGCTGCATATTTAATATTCAGCCAGGATGTTTTTTCCAACTACCACAATTCCAAGCAATGAGGATGTTAGCCAGTGATCTGTTATTTGTCCAGATGGGAAATAAGTCcttgtatatataattatGGGATTGGTTACCACGTAGTGGTTacggggaaaaataaaaataaaataaaataaataaacagGGAAAGTAGgtaaataatgaaatttgGCATTTTCGCTTACTTACGTATTGTGACACGTAAGTTACTgacaggaaaaaaattcgtGAAAATCCTTACATCAGCTATAATCCCTACCTCGCAACACCTCAACAAAACTGATTCCCTGTTGGTAAACTTTTATTGCTGAAACATcgaaaaaatggaagaaaaaagtgggGATTTTGTTGGCTCTCCAGCCTGCTATATCTCCTCCCATCTATAAATACTCCAGCTGTCCCAActctgaaattttttttttttttccccatttAAAAGTCTTATTTACTTTCATTCAACCTTATTTTGACTCTAACCAGTTTCACACTACCCCTAAAAGCAGGCTCGACTTACAGATTACCAGGAACAGCCATGGTTTCCGAATTATTCAACGAAAAGGTGAGTACCTTGCGGTCTCAATCTTGTTTTCACTTAGATCACATACTAACAGCTATATAACCGATTA includes the following:
- a CDS encoding uncharacterized protein (BUSCO:EOG09260KDB) encodes the protein MQRPLISQRTVLLVVGVLFHLLYLWSIFDIYFVSPLVHGMQQHRSTPNPPAKRLFLMVGDGQKAETTFSKVHHPEMDEDIFLAPYLRSIIRNEGTYGISHTRMPTESRPGHVAMIAGFYEDVSAVTKGWKENPVDFDSFLNQTSHSYTFGSPDILPMFAKGASDSGKVEMWMYGAEFEDFTHSSIDLDQYVFDHLDSLFQNSTQNSTLSKQIHHDQTVFFLHLLGTDTAGHSYRPYSVEYYDNIRYTDKMIKRLVKQANDFFGDDKSAFIFTADHGMSDFGSHGDGHPNNTRTPFICWGAGCSKPVHINPDENEYLQDPYEAEEMQNWYLDDIKRNDLKQADITSLMSYLIGSNYPANSVGELPVEYLDDSISKKVRGLYVNALSILEQYNVKLSEVLATQLNFKPFPGFELKPIEKYTAEIESLLLKLESDPSLEDETIHTIEQFINTTLEGLDYLQKYNWMLMRTIVTLGFIGWIIYSYTMFLELFVLHTETTVKTKPVKTESSGNGFIHLVALGIYSAVVAVFVIERAPLDNFLYAAFPVFFWDQILVKRIQLISGTAIFFSGMGKLTIGLIFVAILAFFEAVAYGFTHREIFTFMFILLGLYPIILDRKKHQIGLKTIIYWIVLSVCLSYFPSQNPVKTENLQLIVGSGVLMIITGFICFLKCPTMSGYTRNVIFVQLLLIASSIYSVSIATISLQKKEGLPKVAQILNWFNLTFSLIVPYYLHSLHPNRNYKVRYLVIYLVFAPTFLILTISFEALFYVLFALMLIEWIDIENHLRDSGTKWMQLLRVAIIGFFYLQIAFFGTGNVSSISSFSLESVYRLLPIFDPFPMGALLVLKLIIPYILLSISLGLMNVKLHLRIFSISTLLISFSVILSLNFFFMVKTEGSWLDIGLTISNYCLAILSSLFMITLEFTSHLLLHDVVITDVDASLKMTDKGYEDILKEIERDSLQDGSIASRVRRRGSGKSKKAN